From Drosophila virilis strain 15010-1051.87 chromosome X, Dvir_AGI_RSII-ME, whole genome shotgun sequence, the proteins below share one genomic window:
- the Ubqn gene encoding ubiquilin-1, with protein sequence MAEGGSKRINVVVKTPKDKKTVEVDEDSGIKDFKILVAQKFEAEPEQLVLIFAGKIMKDTDTLKMHNIKDNLTVHLVIKAPTRTNETPARAPADVRQTPFGLNQFGGLAGMEALGAGSNTFMDLQARMQNELLNNGDMLRSLMDNPLVQQMMNNPETMRQLITSNPQMQDLMQRNPEISHMLNNPDLLRQTMELARNPSMLQELMRSHDRAMSNLESVPGGYSALQRIYRDIQEPMMNAATESFGRNPFAGLVEGGGGGATAGVNPQQGTENRNPLPNPWGGSGNRSGNNTQSNNTGPNNRTGDQPPNNVLNTPAMRSLLQQMADNPALMQNLLNAPYTRSMMESMSQDPDMASRLLSSSPLLSNNPQLQDQVRQMMPQFMAQMQNPDVMNMLTNPEAINAILQIQQGMEQLRTAAPNLVGTLGIPPPPPGVNNVADPASGDGTAATAATTNNATPNNIAAPNSNATNAATPTLAPGGGPNAQLFNDFMMRMLNGISNNADSTQPPEVRYQSQLEQLAAMGFVNREANLQALIATFGDINAAVERLLSLNQLSLS encoded by the exons atggCCGAAGGCGGTAGTAAGCGCATCAACGTGGTAGTTAAAACGCCAAAGGACAAGAAAACTGTTGAAGTCGATGAAGATTCTGGAATAAAAGAT TTCAAAATTTTGGTGGCACAAAAATTTGAGGCCGAACCCGAACAATTGGTGCTAATTTTTGCGGGCAAAATCATGAAGGACACCGACACGTTGAAAATGCACAACATCAAGGACAATCTGACAGTGCATTTGGTGATAAAGGCCCCAACGCGCACCAACGAGACACCGGCACGTGCGCCGGCCGATGTGCGCCAAACACCGTTTGGCCTTAATCAGTTTGGCGGCCTGGCCGGCATGGAGGCACTTGGAGCCGGTTCGAATACGTTTATGGATCTGCAGGCCCGTATGCAGAATGAGCTACTAAATAATGGAGATATGTTGCGTTCGCTGATGGATAATCCGTTGGTGCAGCAAATGATGAACAATCCGGAGACAATGCGCCAGTTGATAACATCAAATCCTCAAATGCAGGATCTGATGCAACGCAATCCGGAGATATCACATATGCTAAACAATCCGGATTTGTTGCGTCAAACTATGGAGCTGGCACGCAATCCATCCATGCTCCAGGAGCTGATGCGTTCGCATGATCGTGCCATGTCCAATCTGGAATCGGTTCCGGGCGGCTACAGTGCCCTGCAGCGCATCTATCGTGATATACAGGAGCCAATGATGAATGCGGCCACCGAATCCTTTGGTCGCAATCCGTTTGCTGGCCTCGTcgagggcggcggcggcggagcaACGGCTGGCGTTAATCCACAGCAGGGCACCGAGAATCGTAATCCGTTGCCAAATCCGTGGGGTGGCTCCGGTAATCGTTCCGGCAACAATACCCAAAGCAACAATACTGGCCCAAATAATCGCACCGGCGATCAGCCGCCCAACAATGTACTCAACACACCGGCCATGCGCAGTCTGCTCCAACAGATGGCTGATAATCCGGCACTGATGCAGAATCTGCTGAATGCGCCTTATACGCGCTCCATGATGGAGTCCATGTCGCAGGATCCGGATATGGCGTCACGCCTGCTGAGCAGCAGCCCGCTGCTATCGAACAATCCACAGCTGCAGGATCAAGTGCGTCAAATGATGCCACAGTTTATGGCACAAATGCAGAATCCGGATGTCATGAATATGCTAACCAATCCGGAGGCGATCAATGCCATATTACAAATCCAACAGGGCATGGAACAGCTGCGCACCGCTGCACCCAATCTGGTCGGCACACTGGGTataccaccaccaccgccggGCGTCAACAATGTTGCCGATCCGGCCAGCGGCGATGGCACCGCCGCCACAGCTGCCACCACCAACAATGCCACGCCCAATAATATAGCTGCACCGAATTCGAATGCCACGAACGCAGCGACGCCAACTTTGGCGCCCGGCGGCGGACCAAATGCGCAGCTCTTCAACGATTTCATGATGCGCATGCTCAACGGCATTTCAAACAATGCGGACAGCACGCAGCCGCCGGAGGTGCGCTATCAAtcgcagctggagcagctggcCGCCATGGGTTTTGTTAATCGCGAGGCCAATTTGCAGG CGCTAATTGCCACGTTCGGAGATATTAATGCGGCCGTGGAACGCCTGTTGTCGCTGAATCAGTTGTCCCTGAGTTAA
- the dome gene encoding cytokine receptor, with amino-acid sequence MQINKQKRTMQQLTLALALLFGLHILGSNGQHPSPGWVVPEKAEVPVGSDLNISCTINQAFFDSSKTNESCNVSDLYFKANINGRREYFNGTDLQLINDTTILLSFTNMSDQEGEYLCMCKEMGMFSSQVDVGTKPLPVDNFDCTSYDWEYMFCNFTAPRNSINTKYNISFTTEKNTNYRYYVDCNFDASPQVNCNITSEQYKKFPEWYYFHLDIANSLGNDTQDIKVDNVERMILARPGQNLRVLNRTQDSICLTWEMPRRSNFIGGVLWQVHVTPENFPIIKRPMWRNSSSAAKDTLCLTELPYPGYNYLLELRVRNNKTKSRWSQPLSYPFRTVAERPARPPRMTNGSFYVYSTGESLTLYWEQLAKHELNGDNFTYIVSEYRCNNTITDPSRIKVDTNSATIENYTQDAYHEIYIRSSNNVNTSVEASRLVIPMISSEDTSLRVPMKIQRVYHSSNSSYTLGWKAPRNISQLIDYTVFWCNAKPALLSKCNGSIHFEHVAPDRLEYSTASGQSPSLNMAVSANYLGRNTGMHWVTCTGDGNDDLAKMDPAIDDVTNTSLTVKWGTEGVCAAILSGYNLTYCQRSEGKADNCTTKELTKDVTVYTINDLEPFTYYGIKMSMYSLKRASKYSDELIWRTNEGAPTPPRELFRVNGSSSSVTLAWKPPLKANGLLRDYLGTVYHNNKTFHFELRAFTEQLVDTEKLIHYELNNLTAYTEYEIVLRARTVLYSEPSNVISFRTAVGVPSPPTLMHVENTQLSTTLEWMAPQRPAGRLEYYEVVIIERNANNTVIGQPLSYVSARPNLTCVMATPVCTPLHRFHYQVRAVNAEPLHPEVAAKNTMWRLTQTQKCVAQPPLTDGEWSAIQTYKNSSLYRLYKSSWAKHEVSCSPDPSNTKLLVSSMEVIVALIVLGVVCHTGYRKYQKMADIDLVLPPGIVETLKKPIEIGVMSGSGGGNAGNGSGGVVGGIGSIVCTRIDPIPDYNIYSPHDMPHDFSSGNESSKLLLANNSSNNYEEPATARRPPASYMSMSQGLLLDDDGQAGATELQTSNSNATPSGYIKPTKMMNWSTPNSSMANTLPSGNAQSPPQPQSMLVTMPLSGYVPVQVLQARPTPAPVASTMSSNYVQAADLHKLKPATTAAVAVQAAAAPAPIGVATVVSATAATGAATTTTTTALSSPSSPMSPPPPATTTTTLMPNGFGYTAMEQLQRNGLMKPTGAALQQSAATAQNAQQTTHRLQPNIGGYVTPQDLNALAHNRHML; translated from the exons atgcaaataaataaacaaaaacgaacAATGCAACAATTAACACTGGCACTTGCTCTGCTTTTTGGCCTGCACATCCTGGGCTCAAACGGACAGCATCCGTCGCCCGGCTGGGTGGTGCCCGAGAAGGCCGAAGTGCCCGTTGGCAGCGATCTGAACATTAGCTGCACCATTAACCAGGCATTCTTCGACTCCTCGAAGACCAACGAGAGCTGCAACGTATCGGATCTGTATTTCAAGGCAAACATCAATGGTCGTCGCGAATATTTCAATGGCACCGATTTGCAATTGATCAACGATACAACAATTCTGTTGTCGTTCACGAACATGTCCGATCAGGAGGGCGAATATCTGTGCATGTGCAAGGAGATGGGCATGTTCTCGTCCCAGGTGGATGTTGGCACCAAGCCGTTGCCAGTCGACAATTTCGATTGCACCAGCTACGATTGGGAGTATatgttttgtaattttacGGCGCCGCGGAATAGCATCAATACCAAATACAATATCAGCTTTACCACGGAGAAGAATACCAATTATCGTTATTATGTCGACTGCAATTTTGATGCATCGCCGCAGGTCAATTGCAACATCACCAGCGAACAGTATAAAAAGTTTCCGGAATGGTATTATTTTCATCTGGATATTGCCAACAGTTTGGGCAACGATACCCAAGACATTAAGGTGGATAATGTGGAGCGCATGATACTGGCACGACCCGGACAGAATTTGAGGGTATTGAATCGCACCCAAGACTCGATTTGCCTGACGTGGGAGATGCCGCGACGGAGCAATTTCATTGGCGGCGTCTTGTGGCAGGTGCATGTAACGCCCGAGAATTTTCCAATCATAAAACGGCCCATGTGGCGCAACAGCTCATCGGCGGCGAAGGATACGCTCTGTCTGACCGAACTGCCCTATCCGGGCTACAATTATCTGCTCGAGCTGCGCGTGCGCAACAACAAGACCAAATCCCGCTGGAGCCAGCCGCTCAGCTATCCATTTCGCACGGTCGCCGAGCGACCGGCACGACCGCCGCGCATGACCAACGGCAGCTTCTACGTTTACTCCACGGGCGAATCCTTGACCCTATACTGGGAGCAGCTGGCGAAGCATGAGCTGAATGGCGACAACTTTACCTATATCGTCAGCGAATATCGCTGCAACAACACAATCAC CGACCCCTCGAGGATCAAGGTAGACACGAACTCGGCCACAATTGAGAACTATACACAGGATGCCTACCATGAGATCTACatacgcagcagcaacaatgtgaACACATCCGTGGAGGCGAGTCGCCTCGTCATACCGATGATCAGCAGCGAGGATACGAGCCTGCGTGTTCCAATGAAAATCCAGCGTGTCTATCATTCGAGCAACTCGAGCTATACGCTGGGCTGGAAGGCGCCGAGAAACATCTCTCAGCTGATCGACTATACGGTCTTCTGGTGCAATGCGAAGCCGGCGCTGCTCTCCAAGTGCAATGGCTCCATACACTTCGAGCATGTGGCTCCGGATCGGCTGGAGTATAGCACGGCGAGCGGTCAGTCGCCGTCATTGAATATGGCCGTATCGGCAAACTATTTGGGCCGCAATACGGGCATGCATTGGGTGACCTGTACGGGCGATGGCAACGATGATCTGGCCAAAATGGATCCGGCCATTGATGATGTGACCAATACATCGCTAACCGTTAAATGGGGCACCGAGGGTGTCTGTGCGGCCATTCTTAGCGGCTACAATCTGACCTATTGCCAGCGCTCCGAGGGCAAGGCGGACAACTGCACCACCAAGGAGCTGACCAAGGATGTCACCGTCTATACCATCAACGATCTGGAGCCGTTCACCTACTATGGCATCAAGATGTCCATGTATTCGCTGAAACGTGCCAGCAAATACAGCGACGAGCTCATCTGGCGCACCAACGAGGGCGCTCCAACTCCGCCCCGGGAGCTCTTTCGGGTTAATGGTAGCAGCTCGAGTGTGACGCTCGCCTGGAAGCCGCCGTTGAAGGCGAACGGACTGTTACGCGACTATCTTGGCACCGTTTACCATAATAATAAGACGTTTCATTTTGAGTTGCGCGCTTTTACCGAACAGCTGGTCGACACCGAGAAGCTCATCCACTATGAGCTAAACAATTTAACAGCCTACACTGAGTACGAGATTGTGCTGCGTGCACGGACCGTACTCTATTCGGAGCCGAGCAATGTCATCAGCTTTCGCACCGCCGTCGGAG TGCCCTCGCCGCCCACACTAATGCACGTGGAGAACACACAGCTGAGCACGACGCTGGAGTGGATGGCACCGCAGCGTCCGGCTGGACGTCTTGAGTACTACGAGGTGGTCATCATAGAGCgcaatgccaacaacacgGTGATTGGCCAACCCCTGAGCTATGTGAGCGCACGCCCCAACTTGACCTGTGTGATGGCCACGCCCGTTTGTACGCCGCTGCACCGTTTCCATTACCAGGTGCGCGCCGTAAATGCGGAGCCACTGCATCCAGAAGTCGCAGCTAAAAATACGATGTGGCGCTTGACGCAAACGCAAAAGTGCGTGGCCCAGCCACCGCTAACGGATGGCGAATGGAGCGCCATCCAGACGTACAAAAACTCCAGCCTATATCGTTTGTACAAGTCGAGCTGGGCCAAGCACGAGGTGAGCTGCTCGCCGGATCCGAGCAATACCAAGCTGCTCGTCAGCTCCATGGAGGTAATTGTCGCCCTGATTGTGCTGGGCGTTGTTTGCCATACGGGATATCGCAAGTACCAGAAGATGGCGGACATTGATCTGGTGCTGCCGCCGGGCATTGTCGAGACCCTCAAGAAGCCCATCGAGATTGGAGTGAtgagcggcagcggcggcggcaacgctggcaacggcagcggcggcgtAGTCGGCGGCATTGGCAGCATCGTTTGCACACGAATCGATCCGATACCggactataatatatattcgcCGCACGATATGCCGCACGATTTTAGCAGCGGCAACGAGAGCTccaagctgctgctggcaaacAATTCGAGCAACAACTATGAGGAGCCAGCGACGGCCAGACGGCCACCGGCCAGCTATATGTCCATGAGCCAAGGCCTGCTGCTGGACGATGACGGGCAGGCGGGCGCCACGGAGCTGCAgacaagcaacagcaatgccacgcccagcgGCTATATAAAGCCCACCAAAATGATGAACTGGTCGACGCCCAACAGCAGTATGGCCAACACATTGCCCAGCGGCAATGCGCAGtcgccgccgcagccgcaaTCGATGCTGGTGACAATGCCATTGAGCGGCTATGTGCCTGTTCAGGTGCTGCAGGCGCGACCAACACCGGCGCCAGTTGCGTCAACTATGTCCAGCAACTATGTTCAGGCAGCCGATCTGCACAAGCTCAagccggcaacaacagcagcagtagcagtccaagcagcagcggctccGGCGCCAATTGGAGTAGCAACAGTTGTGTCAGCGACAGCAGCTActggagcagcaacaacaacaacaacaacagctctgTCATCGCCATCGTCGCCAATGTCGCCGCCGCCAcctgccacaacaacaaccacattgATGCCCAACGGCTTTGGCTATACGGCcatggagcagctgcagcgcaacGGGCTGATGAAACCAACCGGAGCAGCGCTGCAGCAGAGCGCGGCGACGGCACAGAATGCTCAACAGACGACGCACAGATTGCAGCCAAATATTGGCGGTTATGTGACGCCGCAGGATCTAAATGCATTGGCGCACAATCGTCATATGCTCTAA